The DNA window CATACCCTTACCACCACCACGAGCGGAAACCTCCATGGGGTGCCCATGGCCTATGCAACCGGGCGCAGCGGGTTCGAAGGCTATTTTCCCGCCCTCGCCGCCCCCATCAAGCCTCAGAACGTCTGCATGATGGGCATCCGCAGCGTCGATCCGGCAGAGCGCTCGGCGCTGCAGACGGCGGGCGTGACGGTTCACGACATGCGGTCCATCGACGAGAACGGCGTCGTGTCGCTCCTCGACGCCTTCCTGAAGCGTGTCGCAGCGGCCAATGGGGTTCTCCACGTGAGCCTCGACGTGGATTTCCTCGATCCGGCGATCGCGCCTGGGGTCGGCACCACCGTTCCTGGCGGCGCGACCTTCCGCGAGGCGCACCTCATCATGGAGATCCTCCACGACAGCGGCCTCGTGGGGAGCCTCGACCTTGTCGAACTCAACCCGTTCCTCGATGAGCGCGGCCGGACAGCCCTGCTCATGGTGGATCTCGTGGCGAGCCTGATGGGACGGCGGGTGCTGGACCGCCCGACCCAGAGCTATCGCTATACTCCAAAGATCGGGTAAGCCACTCGAACCCTGGGGAACAAGGAACCGAAAGGCGGCAGACGACCCTGGAAGAAGCCCGACTCGGATGGGCGATCCTGGCGCTCCCT is part of the Microvirga terrae genome and encodes:
- the rocF gene encoding arginase, translating into MTSKPCIVLGVPVQEGAGRLGCDMGPSAFRTAGLISELQNLGYIVEDRGNIAPRPLRDLQHPNLAIKALPETVAWTEAIAEAAYQASRDGMPIFAGGDHSLSAGSMTGLARRAAEEGREFFVLWLDSHPDFHTLTTTTSGNLHGVPMAYATGRSGFEGYFPALAAPIKPQNVCMMGIRSVDPAERSALQTAGVTVHDMRSIDENGVVSLLDAFLKRVAAANGVLHVSLDVDFLDPAIAPGVGTTVPGGATFREAHLIMEILHDSGLVGSLDLVELNPFLDERGRTALLMVDLVASLMGRRVLDRPTQSYRYTPKIG